GCCCGGCGCTGCTCGATCAGCTTGACCAGGTCGGCGTTGTTCGGCCCGTACTGCGAGGCCGCGCTGCCCATCGCGTCGTAGTCGACCGCGGACGGCCGGGTCTGGAACCACTTCGGGTCCGCCTCCATCACCGGCTCGCCGTCCTCGTCCTTCTGGCCGGTGTCGCGGGTGTAGGCCTGACCGATCAGGTCCGAGCCGACGTCCTTGCCGTCCACCTGAACGATCGAGCCGTTCGCGTTGCCGTGGAACAGGGCCTGCGCGGCACCCGTCATCGCCAGCGGGTACACGATGCCGAGACCGATGGTGAACACCACCACCGCCCGGATCGCCACCCCGAACTGCCGTACGGAGCCGGGGAGATTGCTAGCCATTGCAGTAGACCTCTCTGATTGTCATGACGGTCAGCCGATCCCGGGGATCAGCGAGACCAGCAGGTCGATGAGCTTGATCCCGACGAACGGGGTGACGAGGCCGCCGAGCCCGTAGATCAGCAGGTTGCGGCGCAGCATCGAGGACGCCGACGACGGCTTGTACTGGACGCCGCGCAGCGCCAGCGGGACCAGCGCCACGATCACCAGCGCGTTGAACACGATGGCCGACACGATCGCCGACTCCGGCGAGGACAGCTGCATGATGTTCAGCTTGTCCAGCCCCGGGTACGCCGCGGCGAACAGCGCCGGCAGGATCGCGAAGTACTTGGCCACGTCGTTCGCGATCGAGAACGTGGTCAGCGAACCCCGGGTGATCAGCAGCTGCTTGCCGATCTCGACGATCTCGATCAGCTTGGTCGGGTTGGAGTCCAGGTCGACCATGTTGCCGGCCTCCTTGGCCGCGGACGTCCCGGAGTTCATCGCGACGCCGACGTCGGCCTGGGCCAGCGCGGGCGCGTCGTTGGTGCCGTCACCGGTCATCGCGACCAGCCGTCCACCCTCCTGCTCCTTCTTGATCAGCGCCATCTTGTCCTCGGGCGTCGCCTCGGCCAGGAAGTCGTCGACCCCGGCCTCCTCGGCGATCGCCTTCGCGGTCAGCTGGTTGTCGCCGGTGATCATCACGGTCCGGATGCCCATCGCGCGCATCTGGTCGAACCGCTCCCGCATGCCCGCCTTGACGACGTCCTTCAGGTGGATGACGCCCAGGGCCCGTGCGCCGTCGGCGTTGCTCTCGGCAACCACCAGCGGCGTACCGCCGGAGGCCGAGATGCCGTCCACGAGTTCACCGAGCGCCGCGTCGGAGCGACCGCCCTGCTCCGTGATCCAGGCGTTCACCGCGCCGGCGGCTCCCTTGCGCACCTGCCGGCCGTCGACGTCCACGCCGCTCATCCGCGTCTGCGCGGTGAACTCGACGAACGTTGCGTGCGGCAACTCGCCGGTGTGCCGCTCGCGCAGCCCGTACCGGCTCTTGGCCAGGACGACGATCGACCGGCCCTCCGGCGTCTCGTCGGCCAGGCTCGACAGCTGCGCCGCGTCGGCCAGCTCGGTCTCGCCGACTCCCGGCAGCGCGATGAACTCCGAGGCCTGCCGGTTGCCCAGGGTGATCGTGCCGGTCTTGTCCAGCAGCAACGTGTTCACGTCACCGGCCGCCTCGACCGCACGGCCCGACATCGCGAGGACGTTGCGCTGCACCAGCCGGTCCATCCCCGCGATACCGATCGCCGACAGCAGCGCGCCGATCGTGGTCGGGATCAGGCAGACCAGCAGCGCGACCAGGACGACGATGCCCAGATCCGTCCCGGCGTACGCCGCGAACGGCTTCAGCGTCACCGTGGCCATCAGGAACACGATGGTCAGGCTGGCCAGCAGGATGTTCAGCGCGATCTCGTTCGGCGTCTTCTGCCGCGAGGCACCCTCGACCAGCGCGATCATCCGGTCGATGAAGCTCTCCCCCGGCCTGGTCGTGATCTTCACGACGATCCGGTCCGACAGCACCCGCGTGCCACCGGTCACCGCGCTGCGGTCACCGCCGGACTCGCGGATCACCGGCGCGGACTCACCCGTGATCGCCGACTCGTCGACACTGGCCACTCCCTCGACGACGTCGCCGTCGCCCGGGATCACCTGGCCGGCCTCGACCACCACCCGGTCGCCCAGCTGCAGCGCCGTGGCCGGGACGTCTTCCTCGGACCCGTCGGCCGTCAGCCGGCGGGCCGTCGTCTCCGTCTTCGCGCGCCGGAGCGTGTCGGCCTGGGCCTTGCCCCGGCCTTCCGCCACGGCCTCGGCCAGGTTGGCGAAGATCACCGTCAGCCAGAGCCAGACGACGATCCACCAGACGAAAACACTCGAATCGGTGAAGGCCAGCACCGTGGACGCGACCGCGCCCACCTCGACGACGAACATCACCGGGTTCTTCACCATCACCCGTGGGTCCAGCTTGCGCACCGCGTCCGGCAGCGACGTCAGCAGCATCTTCGGGTCGAACAGACCCGACGGCGCTTTCTTCTCGACCGTCTTCTCCGGGGCCGGAGAAGGGGTCATGGTCTGGGTGGTCACAGTCCCTCCGCGAGGGGTCCGAGGGTGAGTGCGGGGAAGTAGGTCAGGCCGGTCACGATCAGGACGACGCCGACGAGCATCGTCACGAACAGGGCCTTGTGGGTGGGCAACGTGCCCTCGTTCACCGGGACCGGCTGCTGCCGGGCGAACGATCCGGCCAGCGCGAGCACGATCACGATCGGGACGAACCGGCCGAGCAGCATCACCAGCCCGAGGGCGGTGTTGTAGAACGGCGTGTTCGCGCTGATACCACCGAACGCGCTGCCGTTGTTGTTGCCCGCCGAGGTGAACGCGTACAGCACCTCGGAGAAGCCGTGCGGGCTGTCGGTGTTGAAGATCGACGCCCGGGCCGATTCCAGGCCCATCGCGATCGCCGTACCGACCAGCACCAGGCTCGGGGTGGCCAGGATGTAGAGCGAGACCAGTTTCATCTCCCGCGCGCTGATCTTCTTGCGCAGGTACTCCGGCGTCCGGCCGACCATCAGGCCGGCGACGAACACCGCCAGCACGGCGAGCACGAGCATGCCGTACAGGCCGGTGCCGGTGCCGCCCGGGCTGACCTCACCCAGCATCATGTGGAACAGTGCGGTGCCACCACCCAGCGGGGTGAACGAGTCGTGCGCGGAGTTCACGGCACCGGTCGACGTACCGGTCGTGGAGGTGGCGAACAGTGCTGACGCCCACTCGCCGAACCGGGTCTCCTTGCCTTCCATCGCGGCGCCCGCGGCCTGCGTCGCCGTACCGGCACCGCGGGCCTCGAAGATCGTCGCGGCGAAGGTGAAGGCCGCCCACAGGGTGCCCATCACGCCGAGGATCGCGTAGCCCTGCCGCTTGTCCTTGACCATCAGGCCGAAGGTCCGGGTGATGCAGACCGGGATCAGCAGGAGCAGGAAGATCTCGAAGAGGTTCGACAGCCCGTTGGGGTTCTCGAACGGGTGCGCGGAGTTGGCGTTGTAGAAGCCGCCACCGTTCGTGCCGAGCTCCTTGATGACTTCCTGGCTCGCCACCGGGCCGCCCGGGATCGTCTGCGCCTGACCGACCACACTGGTGACCTCGTGCCCCGAGGACAGGTTCTGCGCGACGCCCATCGCGACCAGCACCAGGCCACCCAGGACGGCGATCGGCAGCAGGATCCGGATCAGCGTGCGGGTCAGGTCGACCCAGAAGTTGCCCAAGCGGTCGGTCTTGGAGCGGGCGAACCCGCGCATCACGGCGACCGCGACGCTGATCCCGACCGCGGCGGAGACGAAGTTCTGCACCGCGAGGCCGGCGAACTGGACCAGGTGGCCCATCGTCACCTCGGGCGAGTACGACTGCCAGTTGGTGTTCGCCACGAACGACGCGGCGGTGTTGAACGACAGTCCCTGCTCGACGCCGGGCAGGCCGTTGGAGAACGGCAGGTGCCCCTGCACCCGCTGCAACAGGTAGAGGAAGATCAGGCTGACGGCGGAGAAGGCGAGCAGCGACCGGGCGTAGGTCGCCCAGGTCTGGTCGGCCTTCGCGTCGACGCCCAGCAGCTTGTACGTCCCACGCTCGACCCGGGAGTCCTTCTCCGTGCTGAAGACGTGGGCCATGTAGCCACCCAGTGGCCGGTAGGCGGCCGCCAGGAGCAGGACCAGCAGGCCGACCTGGAACAGGCCGGCGGCGGTGTCGGACATCAGAACCTCTCGGGAAAGATCAGGGCGGCGACCAGGTAGAGGACCAGCGCCGCGGCGACCACGAGACCCGCGATGTTTTCGGTGCTCACAGCTTCTCCACCCCCCGCAGCGCGAACCAGACGGCTGCGAACGTTGCTACGCAGACGGCCAAGAACAGAACGTCCTTCATGACCTGCCCCACCCCTCGACTAAAGAGCTCATGCGACTACTGCACACCGCCGCCTGCGCTGTCAGGAGTCTTCTCGCAGACCTCTCACACCGGCCCACCCACTTCTCACGGGACTCTCACGACAGGGAGGTGGGACCGTCTGGCTAGGCTGGGCCCCGACATGAACGGTTCCGGATCGATGCGACGACTCGTGGCGCGTGGCCTGATGCTGGTCGCGGCACTGATGGCCGTGTGCGCGTTCCACAGCTCCTCGGAACCGGTCGACCAGCCGACGGCCGCGATCGCGGCGACCGTGGACCTGGTCGGGCCGTTGCACCTCGATCTGACCGAGGTGCCCTCGACCTCACCGTCGGCCGACGAGCACGCGCACCTGGCCGTGGCCTGGCTGCTCGGACTCTCGCTGTCCCTCGTTCTGCTCGGACTGGTCACCCGCGCCCGCCGCACGGTGGCGGTGCGCCCGCATCTCGCGCGCATCGTCCCCGCCTTCGATCCACCCCCGCCGGCGACACCGTCGCTGGTCCAGCTCCGCATCTCCCGCACGTAGGCCGTTCGCCGTACGCCGAACCGGTCGCACCCCCGTGCGCCCGTCGTCCTGTCGTGTCTTCATCCAGGGAGTGAACTGCCATGAACACCAATGCCCGTATTTCCATCGGTATCGCCGCTGCCTTCGTTCTGGTGGCCGGCATCCTGCTGGCCGTCAACGCCGGCAACGGCTCCGACACCACGTCCGCCACCACCACCGACACCGATCGCCACGAGCAACTGGTCCGCTCCGACAGCCACAAGCTCGGCACCGCCGCCGACGGCAAGGCGACCTTCGTCGAGTTCCTCGACTTCGAGTGCGAGTCGTGCCGCGCCGCCTTCCCGGTCGTCGAGCAGCTGCGCAAGGACTACGCCGGCAAGGTGACCTTCGTCGTGCGGTACTTCCCGCTGCCCGGCCACTTCAACGGCGAACGCGCCGCCCGCGCCGTCGAGGCCGCCGCCCAGCAGGACAAGTTCGAGCCGATGTACCAGAAGATGTACGAGACCCAGGCCGAGTGGGGCGAGCAGCAGGTCCCCGCCGACGACCGGTTCCGCGGCTTCGCCAAGGACCTCGGGCTCGACCTCGCCGCCTGGGACAAGGCGTACGCCGCCCCGGCCACGCTCGAGCGGATCAAGCGCGACGTCGCCGACGGCGAGGCGCTCGGCGTGACCGGCACCCCGACGTTCTTCCTGAACGGCGAGAAGCTGCAGCCCGAGTCGGCCCAGGACCTCACCGCGAGCATCGATGCCGCGCTCAGGTAGCGGCGTCGACACGACTGCCCGTACGCCGTACCCGAAGCTGTTGCCCTGGCTGCTGCTGGTCGGCGGAGCCATCGGCCTGGTGGCGGCCGTCGTACTGACCGTCGAGAAGATCGCCCTGCTGCGCGACCCGGCCTACGTCCCGTCGTGCAGCATCAACCCGATCCTGTCGTGCGGGTCGGTGATGACCAAGCCGCAGGCCGAGGCCTTCGGGTTCCCCAACCCGCTGCTCGGCATCGCCGGGTTCGCCGTCGTCACCACGATCGGCGCGGCGCTGCTGGCCGGTGCGACCTTCCGGCGCTGGTTCTGGCTCGGTCTGCAGGCGGGCGTGACATTCGGGGTCGTGTTCGTCCACTGGCTGATCTTCCAGAGCCTGTACCGGATCCAGGCGCTGTGCCCGTACTGCATGGCTGTCTGGGCCGTCACGGTCCCGATCTTCTGGTACGTCACCCTGCACAACCTCAACCGCCGCAACCGCGTCGTCATCGCCGCCACGCGCTACCACACGGTGGCACTGACGATCTGGGCGGTCGTGCTGCTCACCCTGATCGGCGAGCAGTTCTGGCCGTACTGGAGAACCCTGCCGTGACGGACCATACGGTGCACCCTGGGAAGATCTGGGCATGAGGAACGGCGGAGGACCGGACTGTCTGCTGGTGACCGGGATGCCCGGGGCCGGGAAATCCACGGTGACCAGGCTGGTCGCACAGCGGCTGGAGCGTTCGGCGCGGCTCGGCGGCGACGAGGTGAACGCGATGATCGTCAACGGCTTTGTGTGGGCCCTGGGTGAGCCGGCCGACGAAGCGGCGCGGCAGGTGGAACTGCTGCACCGCAACCTGTGCGCCCTGGCGAACAACTTCTCCGACGCCGGGTTCACGCCGTTGATCGACGCGATGGTGCCGAACCGCTCGACGCTGGACAACTTCCGCGCGCTGCTCGCGCCGCGCCGGCTGTTGTTCGTCGTGCTCGCGCCGGGTATCGAGGCCTGCCGCTACCGCAACAGCATCAGGGATCCCGCCGACCGCTTCGACTTCGATGGCTACGAAGCCCTCGAGGCCGCGATGAGACGGGAGTTCGGCGACGCCGGCTGGTGGCTGGACACGGCGCCGCTCAGTCCTGACCAGACCGCCGAGCTCATCGTCCGCGAGGCCGGCCGCCGGGCCGTCGTGACCTGACCCGGTGCCCGGTGGTCAGGCGACGTTCTTGACCAGCCACCGGGTCAGCGGCTGCAGCTCGGAGAAGGCGGCGAGCACGCGGTCGGCCGCCGCGGAGGTGTGGATCCAGTCGTCACAGCCGAGCGGTCGGGTCGCGATGAGGGACTTGTGCCGCAGCAGCTCGGCCCGGGGATGGTCGGCCGGATACCCGCGCAGAGGCCGCTTCAGCATGTCGCCCGAGATCTCGAGCCCCTCGCGCTCGAGCTTCCCGACGATGGCCGCCAACCGCCGCCCCGACCCGCTGTCGGCCACCGCGGCCCGGTACCGCTCGATCTGCGCCGACGGCGCGTACCACCACGCCAACGCGACCTCCAGACCGTCGAGGTCGAACCGGACGCTGAACTCGACGTTGCGCGCCATCCGAACGATCGCGCTCTGCCGCTGCCAGGCCTGCATCAGCACTTCGCCGTACCTCCAGACCGCGAAGTCCTCGTACGCCGGATCGTGGTCGGCCACGACGTTGAGCAGATCGATCATCGGCTGCCGAACCAGGTCCTCCCGATCCCGCCGGCACTCCCGCCGCACCTCGGCCGAGGGATCCCCCTCCAGCCGCAGCAACACGTCGAACGCCCCGCGCGGCCACCCCTCGAACCCGTTGATCACCACGAATCTGCCTCGCTAGTCGAACGGCCAGGTACCACGGGCAAGCTCCCACGCCTCGTGCGTCGTCGCCGCGAGCGTCCCGAGCCCGGTGGCGTCGGCCTGGTAGTCCGTCCCGTCCAGACGCCGGCTCACCCCGCCGGCCTCGGCCAGCAGCAGCGAACCCGGCGCGTGGTCCCACGGCAGGATGCGGCCCCAGCAGATGAAGTCGATGGATCCCTCGATCAGGGCCGGGTAGTCGCACGCCGAGTTGAGATTCCCCAGCGTCCGCCGGTACGGGACCGGAAGCGACTCCATCACGGCGTGCTGCTCGGCCGGGAAGAACCGGGTGTGGAAGACACCGCGCAACTCCGCGACCGTCGGCGCCGTCGTACCGACGCGCACCCGCTCACCGTTGCGGTACGTCCCGGCGCCGGCCTGGGCCTGCCAGGCGACACCGAACTCCGGCTGCCAGATCCAGCTCGCCACCGCCTCACCGCGCTCGACCAGCGCGACCGCCATCCCGTACGCCGGATCGCCGCGCACGAAGTTGGCGGTGCCGTCGACCGGGTCCACCAGCCAGCAGGAACCGCCGGGGTACAACACGTCGAGCACGGACGCATCAGCCGCCACGGCCTCCTCGCCGACCACGGGCAGATCCGGCCGGACGCCACGCAAGGCGGACTCGAGGAACGTCTCGGCCTCGCGATCGGCGATCGTCACCCAGTCGCCCGGCGACTTCTCCGCGATGTCCCCGTCGGCGAGCGCACGGAACCGCGGCCGGACGAACCGTTCGCCGGCCTCCTGCAACAGGGCCATCACAGCCGTATCGGTGGTCACCTGGGTCCTCTCCCCTGCCTCAGAACTACCCACGGCCCACCACACTAGCGGCTGACCACGAGCGTCTCGTTGTGCTCGGCAATCACCTGCTCGTCGTCCTGCACCTCGCTCGAAGCGCGCCCGGCCAGGAGGAAGAAGGGAAGCGCCAGCAGCTGGACAACGGCACCGACCAAG
The Kribbella italica DNA segment above includes these coding regions:
- a CDS encoding AAA family ATPase, whose translation is MRNGGGPDCLLVTGMPGAGKSTVTRLVAQRLERSARLGGDEVNAMIVNGFVWALGEPADEAARQVELLHRNLCALANNFSDAGFTPLIDAMVPNRSTLDNFRALLAPRRLLFVVLAPGIEACRYRNSIRDPADRFDFDGYEALEAAMRREFGDAGWWLDTAPLSPDQTAELIVREAGRRAVVT
- the kdpB gene encoding potassium-transporting ATPase subunit KdpB, with the translated sequence MTPSPAPEKTVEKKAPSGLFDPKMLLTSLPDAVRKLDPRVMVKNPVMFVVEVGAVASTVLAFTDSSVFVWWIVVWLWLTVIFANLAEAVAEGRGKAQADTLRRAKTETTARRLTADGSEEDVPATALQLGDRVVVEAGQVIPGDGDVVEGVASVDESAITGESAPVIRESGGDRSAVTGGTRVLSDRIVVKITTRPGESFIDRMIALVEGASRQKTPNEIALNILLASLTIVFLMATVTLKPFAAYAGTDLGIVVLVALLVCLIPTTIGALLSAIGIAGMDRLVQRNVLAMSGRAVEAAGDVNTLLLDKTGTITLGNRQASEFIALPGVGETELADAAQLSSLADETPEGRSIVVLAKSRYGLRERHTGELPHATFVEFTAQTRMSGVDVDGRQVRKGAAGAVNAWITEQGGRSDAALGELVDGISASGGTPLVVAESNADGARALGVIHLKDVVKAGMRERFDQMRAMGIRTVMITGDNQLTAKAIAEEAGVDDFLAEATPEDKMALIKKEQEGGRLVAMTGDGTNDAPALAQADVGVAMNSGTSAAKEAGNMVDLDSNPTKLIEIVEIGKQLLITRGSLTTFSIANDVAKYFAILPALFAAAYPGLDKLNIMQLSSPESAIVSAIVFNALVIVALVPLALRGVQYKPSSASSMLRRNLLIYGLGGLVTPFVGIKLIDLLVSLIPGIG
- a CDS encoding inositol monophosphatase family protein is translated as MTTDTAVMALLQEAGERFVRPRFRALADGDIAEKSPGDWVTIADREAETFLESALRGVRPDLPVVGEEAVAADASVLDVLYPGGSCWLVDPVDGTANFVRGDPAYGMAVALVERGEAVASWIWQPEFGVAWQAQAGAGTYRNGERVRVGTTAPTVAELRGVFHTRFFPAEQHAVMESLPVPYRRTLGNLNSACDYPALIEGSIDFICWGRILPWDHAPGSLLLAEAGGVSRRLDGTDYQADATGLGTLAATTHEAWELARGTWPFD
- a CDS encoding vitamin K epoxide reductase family protein, whose translation is MPRSGSGVDTTARTPYPKLLPWLLLVGGAIGLVAAVVLTVEKIALLRDPAYVPSCSINPILSCGSVMTKPQAEAFGFPNPLLGIAGFAVVTTIGAALLAGATFRRWFWLGLQAGVTFGVVFVHWLIFQSLYRIQALCPYCMAVWAVTVPIFWYVTLHNLNRRNRVVIAATRYHTVALTIWAVVLLTLIGEQFWPYWRTLP
- a CDS encoding potassium-transporting ATPase subunit C; translated protein: MASNLPGSVRQFGVAIRAVVVFTIGLGIVYPLAMTGAAQALFHGNANGSIVQVDGKDVGSDLIGQAYTRDTGQKDEDGEPVMEADPKWFQTRPSAVDYDAMGSAASQYGPNNADLVKLIEQRRADVAKLEGVNPAQVPPDAVTASGSGLDPSISPAYAALQVQRVARERGLDVGKVEQLVKDNTKGRTLGFLGETAVNVVTLNRDLAGLS
- a CDS encoding DUF2461 family protein codes for the protein MVINGFEGWPRGAFDVLLRLEGDPSAEVRRECRRDREDLVRQPMIDLLNVVADHDPAYEDFAVWRYGEVLMQAWQRQSAIVRMARNVEFSVRFDLDGLEVALAWWYAPSAQIERYRAAVADSGSGRRLAAIVGKLEREGLEISGDMLKRPLRGYPADHPRAELLRHKSLIATRPLGCDDWIHTSAAADRVLAAFSELQPLTRWLVKNVA
- a CDS encoding DsbA family protein, yielding MNTNARISIGIAAAFVLVAGILLAVNAGNGSDTTSATTTDTDRHEQLVRSDSHKLGTAADGKATFVEFLDFECESCRAAFPVVEQLRKDYAGKVTFVVRYFPLPGHFNGERAARAVEAAAQQDKFEPMYQKMYETQAEWGEQQVPADDRFRGFAKDLGLDLAAWDKAYAAPATLERIKRDVADGEALGVTGTPTFFLNGEKLQPESAQDLTASIDAALR
- the kdpA gene encoding potassium-transporting ATPase subunit KdpA; this encodes MSDTAAGLFQVGLLVLLLAAAYRPLGGYMAHVFSTEKDSRVERGTYKLLGVDAKADQTWATYARSLLAFSAVSLIFLYLLQRVQGHLPFSNGLPGVEQGLSFNTAASFVANTNWQSYSPEVTMGHLVQFAGLAVQNFVSAAVGISVAVAVMRGFARSKTDRLGNFWVDLTRTLIRILLPIAVLGGLVLVAMGVAQNLSSGHEVTSVVGQAQTIPGGPVASQEVIKELGTNGGGFYNANSAHPFENPNGLSNLFEIFLLLLIPVCITRTFGLMVKDKRQGYAILGVMGTLWAAFTFAATIFEARGAGTATQAAGAAMEGKETRFGEWASALFATSTTGTSTGAVNSAHDSFTPLGGGTALFHMMLGEVSPGGTGTGLYGMLVLAVLAVFVAGLMVGRTPEYLRKKISAREMKLVSLYILATPSLVLVGTAIAMGLESARASIFNTDSPHGFSEVLYAFTSAGNNNGSAFGGISANTPFYNTALGLVMLLGRFVPIVIVLALAGSFARQQPVPVNEGTLPTHKALFVTMLVGVVLIVTGLTYFPALTLGPLAEGL
- the kdpF gene encoding K(+)-transporting ATPase subunit F produces the protein MSTENIAGLVVAAALVLYLVAALIFPERF